The Ptychodera flava strain L36383 chromosome 14, AS_Pfla_20210202, whole genome shotgun sequence genome segment AACAAATATCTGCTTATAAATTATTCTAAAATTTTTAACTCGATgaaatgactatatatatatatatatatatattatataatatatatatatatatatatatatatatatatatatatatatatatatatatatataatatatatatatatatatgtcgactgtggtttttcaggttgtccccagtgttgtcggtggcgtggttatgataaattcgtttgtaggatattacacacgtaccaatcttctggttcaaatagtttattataacagcacaacgtttcgtcctaaaagtaggacttcctcaggtgctacagatcaaaaagtttcaacacggagtaagtcacagtgatatttaacgtacaaaagttacatgtcgGAGAAAATACTAAGTGTcagtatggtgaaaatacaggagttGTTTCTTACCTATTTGAATGGCTCAGATGTTGAATGGCAATAGGGAGAATGTTTGAATGTGTACTAGTATTTATAGTGTGGCTGGGAGGGCGCTAGTGttggaatttgaataaagacaatGGGAGTAGCTAGCTATGAATATTTAGGCCGTCAGGtgttaatgtctttaatttggAAATCCACAAGGATTCCAGCTTTTTTCGAAGCGGGTCgtcattttattgattttcacaatGCCAACTATTGAAACGTCTTGGATTGTGTGTTGATCTGAATTGAAATGGAGCGCTACTGGCATGTTTGAGTTACAACGGATGGTGGACAGATGGTTATTGAATCTTAAACGAAATTCTGTTTTGGTCTCTCCTACGTActgttttttgcatttattacagGTTATAAGATATATTATGTTTTTAGACTTGCATGTGATGTTTTGTGTAATAGTGTGAACTGTATTATTTGAGTGGCTATGGAAACTGGTGGCATTTGTCGAATGTTTACAGATGTTGCAGCCCCTGGTTGAGCCACATTTGTAGAAACCTGCTGGTGCATCGGACTGTTGTAGTTCACTGTGAACTAATAGATCTCGCAGGTTTCTACTACGGCGGTGTGCTATGATTGGAGTTTCAGCGATGGCACTTTTACAACGGGATTGTGGATGACGGCCTAAATATTCACTAAATATTCACAGCTAGCTACTCCCattgtctttattcaaattccaaCACTAGCGCCCTCCCAGCCACACTATAAATACACATTCAAACATTCTCCCAATTGCCATTCAACATCTGAGCCATTCAAATAGGTAAGAAACaactcctgtattttcaccatactgtcacttagtattttctccgacatgtaacttttgtacgttaaatatcactgtgacttactccgtgttgaaactttttgatctgtagcacctgaggaagtcctacttttaggacgaaacgttgtgctgttataataaactatttgaaccagaagattggtacgtgtgtaatatcctacaaacgaatttatatatatatatatatatatatatatatatatatatatatatatatatatatatatatatatatatatatatatatatatatattcacgtCAGTGCAGAAAAGTCATAACTGCCATTTAAGATGAAATCACTCATCGTCTTCCAAATATTTCTTCATTAACTTGATGACTCGTTACATagagtaaaatttaaatttaaataaaaatataaaaagatCAGTATTGAATATTTATGAGAACCAAGTTCACATATTCTTATTGTGGCTGCAATTATTACAAAATCAAGCTTTTTTGGGACACCtgcaaaattcagaaatttgaagTCAACACAACTGTACTGCACTGACgcaattacacacacacacacacacacacacatatttggGTGTGAGTGTTGCTTTGAGCAAGCCCTCAACACACTATTACATTTCCCAAAAACAATTACCTGAGAAAAAAACTCAGGGCACTGTAGTACTATTGAACTTGAGAATAAGTTTAGAGACAGATACTCTCTATAAATTATAATACATATTCCACAGAATATGGAGACATAGAATTACTCCAATGGGAGTCAAGACAGGcttcaatcaaaagcttgcagcTGGAAGCTGAACACTCGCCTTTTCGTTAAAAAAACTAAACATTTCCAGTTTTTCTGTGAATGTTCACTATATGGGTACTTTCACCTTTTGAAATCTGGAAGTTGCAAACTGCTCTTCATGCAGTGGTCATGGTGTGAACAAACTCTGTAGAAATGTTACCAGAGTAGTGATGGTAGCAAAAGTTTCActttttgttgttgaaaattcttGTCCTTCTTTCGAAGAAAGTCTGACATactctttgtttttcttcaaacactgaacatgttgtaattggcctgtggtgtgtacatgtaaataaggCCACCTCAGAAAATTTTACGCcactgaggtcaaaggtcggcGCATCGGGATGCTTATTATTCTGCCTACTATTTGCAGTTCCAATCAATATCCATGAACTGTTGCATAGGCTTTTCCAAAATGTACAGCCAATGATGAAATTCATCTACGGCAAAGGAGATTTTTTGTATTTGTCCAAATCCagttgatggataatttgggcAATCCTTCCAGTCTCGCTCTATGCTCTGAAAGGTGAACAACACAAATGCACAATCACCTGATGTAGAAAGCTACCCAGAAAGGACACTGCTGGAAGTGACCTCATAGAGTGACGTAACGAAAGCTGTCAGTCATGGGATTAATGTTAGAGAATCAAAACTATTACACCCATGATCCTTTGTAATGGCATTGGATGTCAATATGTCGAATGAGGCATATTAAAATCATGACATATGATTTTTATGAGCGAGATTTGATGGGTTAATTGGTGAACATTTCATCTTCTGGTTTGATCAAGTGGGTTGATTGACAGATTTAAAATAATGGAgaaaaaaccataaaaatatctgtaaatctacATGTTGCAGGGCATCACATCTGTCATTCATTTACTGGGGAGCCAATCAGCTACGAGGCCACTGAGGCCACGGCATCTGGTTGAAAACCTGCGGATTGGCCGCACTAAAGCACTGACCTGTTTTTCCTATACATGATGTGGTGGACCGCGATGCCCGAGATGAACAAGACTGCGACCTGGAGTCCTACCAGTACGTAGGATGTCTTGTTTGCGTTCAAAGAGTGGCCAGCGGTGTCCACCTCCTTCAGCTGTGACTCTGGCTCCGAAGCGATGACGTCAAGAAGGCCACTGATGGACAGGCAGGCACCGCAGATCACCAGGATGAAGATGATTGCTGCAGATATCAGAAGAACTATGGCCTGACGGTAACAAAAATATACGTAACGTAACACATGAATTATAATCACACACCctcgtaaattttgaagaagttTGAATGCTATACTACAAGCATGCTTGGTAgcgtacagtgtacatgtattaaaatccAGTATACATCTACATGACAACTGCAACGTATAAGAATGTGCTGAGGTGCAAATATGCACATTTGGGACAACAaaaaactgtacatgtatatataaacGTGGAAGTAACAGCAGTGAAAAAATTTcgtgaaaatatttcttgaaaaaattaaacttgGGAGTAATTTAATTGATCATACGAATGGACTGTTTCTATATTCCTATATTGTAAGAGGAATCACACATGGTCattattcatatatgtcttcTTTTCTTATATAAACTTGTCAAATGATGTTGTGGTATCATTTGACGAGTTTAATACACACATCCTGAACATTTGATCAGCTGATGTGCCTGAACACTAGCAATGGTACCATACCTTGGGTGCATCCAGTGTCCCTCTATCTGTAGTGTCTTCCGTGTCTGTATCCATGATTTTTAGATCCCTTACAAGCTACTTCCACTAATGCTTACTTACTTTATCGGATATGACATCTTGGGATAGGAACTGGAATGGCTATTAAGACTGGAGATCTtctgaaataaatttttcaacaaaCAGTTAAGGTACCACGGGAACTGTCTCTTTTTTCAGAGCAGGGtatgattatttgtaaaggtgAAATAAATGTGCTCAACCACTTTTGAAAATGGTTGTTACAGTCTCTTATGGTAATAACCTCGACCCCTACGTGTAGAATTCGTACTACACACGTATCGCTGAGGCCACCACTTCATGCATATAAAGGCGCCATTGAAGTCCTAATGGTGATTTATCGGTGTACATGAATCGATTAAGTTAATTTGCGCAtggtacctccatgatttgaGTGAAAATGCATGTTTCTAGTTTAAACTGCAGAACGTGAATCATGAATCGTGGCACGTGAATCGTGGACGCGTGGCATGTGGCACTTCAATTAGGCTTTAATACCAGTAATACATGCCAAATTGCCCAAGCCACCATCAGATCAAGATTTTCATCGTGTCACCAGAGTTATGGAGAAGATGACAAAATATTAAGTCTTGTCAATTAATTTTAAAAGACAAACGCTGAATGGGTTCAGGCACAactgaaatgtcaaaaaacaCAATTGTCAAATATATTCTGTCAAACGATCAAAAACTGAATATCACATCTATAGTCCGAGATAGGAATAGAATTGTCCAATTTTACATAAATTCAGCCATCAGCCAAATTATCTGATACTACAGCGCACACATATTTTAGTTACTAGCTGCGATAGTTTTACCCCTTTTGGCCTAGTCAGCTGGTTACTGGCAGCATGAAGGTAGAAGCATAAACCCCATGCCCCAGCGGTCTAGGGTCTATGTAGAAAGCGAGACCCAACCTCCATGCTGTGAGTCCACAGGGCCTGGAAGATTTGTGGAAAGTTGTACTTGCCGCCTGGTAGTAGTAGTAGCACCAGGCATGGAGTACCTCCacaagtagccctgcgtacgatgctgtgtgttccgctacagccctgcaaagacccgtaccacggtccctccacccgcacgtagggtcggtgacttcaaatccttttgggacttgacgtaaaaagccaaattactgccgaaattcagcgttcttgggcccaagtcgtatccctgcctacctcagctactcgatcgcttccaaaaatgccagttttttattcacttctcgtaaataaccgtcgatgtcggcaactctatcgctagccctgcgtacgatgctgtgtgttagctgtagcggccatCCATTGTCCAACACaaagcatcgtacgcagggctactccaCAAGCGACTGGACTGTGTTTCAAACTCTGCACTACAGTCAAAATTATATGTACAGCAGAATGGTTCCTACCTGTCATGCTAATATTCTGGATTACTGCAATTGCCTGACGGCTCTTTCCGTTCATAGAGAAGATTGTACATCTCTGATAAGGATGACAGCCTAAAATAAAAGGACACTACCAAACTCTGACCTTTGAGGCCGTGCACTGTACAGGTGGCCTTTGAACTTACAAATCCCACAATTCACATAACTTCCGCTtcgttaaaggaagtttaggaacggaccatttgatatccgggAGGGGGCTTGGAAAATTTGGGGAGGGGAGGAACAGATTCTCAGCGGACTTCAAAATTTTGCCCAAGAAAAAAGAAGAAGCGAATAAAACGCAATGAGAAAGTGCATGTATCTCATACCACGTCATCGTTTCAGAGTGTCCTTGCTGAGTGTCTAATCGTGATGAAATCTAGGCCTAGGTACACGGTATAGGCctacttttacttttcatcacgcCCCTCTGGCTGGCCGTTTCAATGTACTTCAATTCATTTTCGGCCTCAAGGTCATGATAATATGTTACTTAAATTCTAAACATACCAACAGAAGAAATGTATGTCTCTAATGTTCACGCTGAATGTAAGCTTATGCCAAGTGCGACTTTACAGTCAATCAcatctttttgttgcagaaCATTAATAATTGATTGCTTTAAAATATGAGAAGTTGCATTTCAAGAAGCTGTACCTTAACTTGGAGGTTGACCACCCGATTGGAAATTTTCATGGTCAGCATATATATTTATCCCACTCTATGATCTATATGCTTCTATCACGATGTATGCAATATAAAAGTTGATAGACCAAAACCCCTAGCTACACAATTATAAATAAACTATTTCCGCagagaaatgaaaattaaacatCACTGCGtaatattttcatctttttagtAGTAAACTCATAAGATGTGTAGcttttgggaaaaattaaagaatACACATATTTGTCCTCACAAAACATTGGAATATAGTAGAGCAAGCGATATACCTGTGAGTAGTTGCTCACTGCACTTCCTGCATGGTTGAGTGTTACTGGCATTCTTggcaaaatgaatgaatgaatgaatgaatgaatgaatgaatgaatgaatgaatgaatgaatgaatgaatgaatgaatgaatgaatgaaaataaaacttgaaTTGCCCTTTTCACAAATCAAAATGGCATTATTATACTCTTCTAAGCAATGCAGACGATTAGAAATTTGTTCGTAACAATAATTGTCACGTATATTTGTCTAGAGACCAGAAGTCGGTTTCCTTTCAAAATGCATTTTGAAGTGTGGGTGATCGGTGATACAACTTTGAATAGACCATGTATAAAAATCAAGATAAAGAGAATTAAATATCCAGATTCTACGATGGAGTTAACCAAGCTTTTAAAAGTGGCAAATTCGTAAAAGCGTATCATCGGGAGGAGTACAggcattttttttataaaagacAAATCTACTATAGGACGATGCAGACTAGGACATCAATTGTGAAGCGTATGATTTATGGTTTGTTTCGATGTTTTTTGTGAcctctgaactttgaccttaaAGAAAAAAGGTCCATCACTATGGTGAATTGTTAAAAAAGTGCCAGACTTTCCGAAAGTGAAAAggggattttgaaaaaaaaatttacttcTACAAAATCAATCCTCAAGACCCCAACGAAAGGTTCACCTGCAAGTGTGAGTTTCCAGCTGCAGCAAGTAGTACGACTGTTGTACGCAGGCTTGGATTGTTCACTGAACCACCCTCTTGATTTGTTATGTTATTTTTATGCTGAACGCCGCAAGGGATTTGTCAACCACGTGCCACAGGTTACTCTCACAACATCAGAACATGGGACAGAAACCCACTGCATGGCGAAAAAGAGAGATTAAGACGCAACGTAGATTGAAAACCTAAGAATGAATGGAGAAACttatttcattgtttaaatTCAATTCCAACGTGACAGGTTGAAATTGAGCCAATGATTTATAAATTCATAGTTCAAACTGCTTCTAAACAATGCTAATCGATCCTGTTGTTTTACGATAAAACCCCACGACAAAACCTTTCTCTCTTAAATTCTACGTTAAgatcatttcatttttgaaaataccaTTCCCCAATCTTCATCATGGTTCTACTTTAAGTGGTTAAAATCTTTCTCAAACATAAACCATTAAGTATTATTGTTTCGAAAGTCAGGTCACATTGCCCGGacctgcgctcaaaggtcgtatggaacccatacgaccaatgtaaactctgcatccaaggtacgatggtgatgggtgaaagttaaaaaaaatgtctgtcataatctatatcGTATAATTTACATGTTGCAGCTATGGTGATAAGGTGCATCTTTATCGTGCACTAAATGCATTGTTTGTGAAcgagaaactcgcacaggctcAGTTCCGACGATCGCTTCCCTTTAAAGAAAGGTACGTGCCCAGTCTTCAAGAAATAACGCCTGCAGCTTTTTACAAATTCGACATTACAGAGCGACAAGAATTCACAACAAAGCACATAATGTGTGTTAGCTTTTGTCTCACAAAGGCATTGCCTTTTTTGTGATAAACAGACCGAAGGTCCTCTTCATTACAGGTGTTGTTGTGTAAGATCACGCCATATCTTGCCAGGCAATTGCGACCATGCAAATTGTATTTGACACGAGGCTGTCGCATGTTCAAAGTAATCGTTCAGCTGGCATTACAGGACACTATTTGGTTTgtaatgtgtaaattttaaattgatatttggaAAAAAGATTCCTTTGGACGTGAAAGTTTCATCGCCAAGATGCAAAATTTttgggaatttttttcaagaatttgGGAAATCACTCCTACAGATATGGTGATTTGTGCTTCGTTACCATCGATGTTCAGATCAAAATAGTATATAAAAATTACATATCAAAGAATCAAACCACACGTGCTGCAGAGTGAAGACAAAAATTAATACTACTTTCTGTCGGAGTGTAGTGCGATGcatttttttataaaacataTCTACAATTGCCTGTCGGACGCACTTGGACTGGTCATATCGAGGCTGTTCAAAGCAACGGCCTTGACCGTGACATATTTCCACTGTGTCAATGTCGCAATAGAGTCAGTGCCTAGAATTGCCCTGAGAAGAGTATATTTCGCATATTGAAAACGGTGAATCTGATATTTCACGGCAATAAAGTTTATTATTGATaatgttttcataaatatttggtAAATAATAAATGATTGTGATAATAATAAATTGTAATGATAATAAATTGACTCTCGAGACTTCTCTGAtgttatttttaatttgcaatCATATATTTTGCAatcatatataagcttataacAATAAAATCTTATTTCATAATAATAAAACAATACCAAGTGGAAAGCGGTTCTCACTGATGGCAATATACGATGCATGAAATATTGCAAAGATATGTTACTTACGTTTCGGGCATCTAGCAATacttatgtaaatatatatatatatatatatatatatatatatatatatatatatatatatatatatacggtaaaAATTGAATTGATAACAAGAAGAAAACAGGACttaggcgttactcagagtttcacgctacatgtgttctctgtagcgatcatcagaCGAATGGTTCAACTTATCTTATCTTCGAATGTTTCCATTGCTTGTTTCCATTCGTCTGATGATCGCCACTGAGAGcacatgtagcgtgaaactctgagtaacgcctaagtcctgttttctacttgttataAATTTTTACCCTATAAATCGCTCTGCCATACaggtgttgagcactgttgtgTTTAGTCTCACGGTTCATACAATTATACATCGACTGAGTTTGATATGAAAATAGCAATCTTGTGGGGGCGCCGTGTATTCAGTCTCGACGGCTCTGTCTGTGATTATGCTGCTTTTCACTTTCTAAAATGTATGCCTTCGAGTGAGTCATTCCTACAGCATCTCCGGTTTCTCCTCAGATATGCGCATCCATACACCAATAATTTCTATTTTCTCGTAGCCTCAACGCCGAGAACGTCTTTTTTTGTGATGTGTCAAACGGCGGTGTCCCTTGCATTCTAGACACTTCAGGTAGGTGACGATGGAACTGAACGTCGCTACGTAATCGCAGTGCTACGTCTAAATGTTCTTTGTAGTGTAGGTGGTTTGCAGCTGCGTGAATGCACACTGACTTGCACATATAATGAACGCTCTTGCGTTATGCGTTACCCCATGTTTATATATATCGTTCATATCTATAATTGAGATAAGTTGACGGCGAAATGTGGCCAGTATATAAATATTTGTAGTGTGCACCAGTCGGTTTAGAGACCCACAGCGTTAGAACGACATAACGACAGATTTAATAATTTAAGGATGTTGACCCTTCAACGTTGTAATTTTGTCCGTGCAAGAGTTACATTCCTACTCGAGTTGCAGTTGCTGACGCGAAAGCATAAATAAAGACGGCAAGTCAGAATGACGGAACTAAATATAGGCACCAGGAGTCCTCATCACTTCGTCGCTAGGTGCATGTTTTCCCTAGAAATCTTTATCATCGTACAATCAAGCCGAAAACATTGTTTCGAACAATCCTTCCACCCGAAAAGGGGcgcgttttttgttttttgacgtGGCATAACGAGTAATAATACCCACTTAAGCGGTTCGCAGAGTGAATTAACATTACTCTTAATCAAGATCGATGCACTGCCTGCATGGCGAGACGAAAAGACAGCGCATAAGACAATAATGGTTAGCTTTATGTCGCTTGTTCTTCCCTGGCTTATGTGCACAAGCATAGCGGAAGCCGACGTCATGGCTCATACCTATGAGCGGTGACGTCATCCATGGAGTCCAGGTCGAGGTAttactgaaaacaaaaaaagagaGATGTAACGACAGCCACCTTGCACTGAACCATAAAAGgatttttaatatgttgttttcATCGCGATAATAATGCTGACTTCTCACGTGAATTTAGACGCGCAGTACTACTtcctgttttaaaaatgtacaatttgttgAAACTAAATAGCTGTCCGATTCTCCcgaaatgtgattttttcatAGTTATCAAATGATGTGTCCTGTCCAATTTTTAGCGCTTTTCGAATGCTACGATACAGCAATAGAGCTAATACAGATATATTGTATCTTTTAATGTCTGTTGTTAATGTAAACGCTGATTGAAAGCTTGAAACTGTTAAAGAAAAAACCCAGCGCACCAACGGATTTAGCAAGAATGCGAATGGATTTGTTTTGGAGTCATGTTTATCAATTAAGAGAAGTAGACGCTTCTTGATGGTGGTTTGTTGGCTACACGTAGAGGGGAGGCCGCTGTATTTCACTTTCTAATCATGTTACATTGAAGAATGCAGCAATGTGCGAGTATAAAGTGTATTGGGCCAAAGATGATGGGTTCATTTCTCATCATCTAGCGCATGTCGATCAGAACTTGCCGCGTCAGTCTTTCTTCTTCGCGTTCGCgtgaaaaataagaagacttcGGCATCAAAAAGACGTGACAGCTATACACATGGAAGAAAATGCCAATGTGTATATGAAATCGAAAATACGCCATGTACTGAGGTGCTCCTTTTATCTTGCTACTTGCCACAGTTGCAAACAGCATGTACACA includes the following:
- the LOC139149867 gene encoding uncharacterized protein → MDTDTEDTTDRGTLDAPKAIVLLISAAIIFILVICGACLSISGLLDVIASEPESQLKEVDTAGHSLNANKTSYVLVGLQVAVLFISGIAVHHIMYRKNRA